In the Dyella humicola genome, CTAAACCAGGCCGGTCAACCCAATAGATTGTGGATTAGGCGGTGGATAAGCAGGAAAAAGTGAGGCGGTGGCGGGGGTTATCGGCCCAGCAGGAAAATTTCCTGGGGCTCTGTTCAATGGCTCCACAGGAAGGACGGCAGCAGGCCGAAACGCCACTTCGCCTGAGTCGTCATCCCCGCCATCGCGGATGACGGCTTGCTTCGACGATCGCCCTGGGATTTGAAGCAGAGTGCTTGGCTCAGCTCGGCCGGCTGGCGAGGATGTCGGCGAACGTCGCGGCGAAACGGTGCACGTCCCCCGGCCAGCGAGCGGAGACATAGTTGCCGTCGCGCACAACGAAGGCCGGTCTGCCATCCGTAGCGCTGTCACGCACCAGGCCGGAGGTCTTGCGTCGATAGTCTGGAACGTCGCGAGGCACATCGAGGAAATCTTCAGGCCTGGCCAGTGCGCGCGTCACTTCCTGCTGCACCGACATATAGCCCGCCGGCTGCCCGGGACCATCGGGATACGTGCGGTAGTAGTCCGGGTCCCAGAAGCGGGTGATGCGGGTGATCGACCACGCGGATTTCTCCAACGCCCAGGTCAGCGCGGTAGTGCGTCGGCCATGCAGCACGGAACGACCATCCGCACCGCGGCTGCGCGCAGCGAGCACCACGCCATGACAGATCGCGGCGACCGGTTTGTCGGCGCCGAAGAAGGCGGCAACTACATGCTGCAGCTGCGAGCTTTCGAGATATACACGCACGCCACGCGCGCAGTGGCCACCGGGAAGCAGCAGTCCATCGAAGCCAGCGGTCTCGACGTCATCCCAGCGCAGCGGCGCGTTGAAGGCCTGATCTTTCAGTAGCGCGGCGTAATCGCGACGCGCAACCGCATTGGCGCGCAATAGACGGCCAAACGCGGTCAGCTTGCGCAGGCCCGGGATCCAGCCCCACAGATCCAGTCCTTCGCCACTGATCATGATCGGGTCCGCGCTGGCCGTCTGGCCGTCTGGCGTGGCAAACGTCACCTGATGGCCTGCCTGGGTAAGCACGCGCCACGGCACGGCGACTTCGCTGGGGTCGAAGTCCTGGTGCGGCAGGGGGATCAATACGTGGGCCATCAGGTGTACTCAGCTTCCAGCCAGCGATGTGGCCAGGCGCGGCCCGGTGCCAACCTGGTGGAGTGCTCCGTCTGGGATGGCGTCAGGAGCCTCGGAAAGCAGGGTGCGGTCCTTGACCCAGGGCACGTCTTGCTTGGGACCGGGTACATAGATGTCCCAATGACCGTATTCCGACGCCGGTGACTGCTGTTCGCCGAAGGCGTGAAGATCGAAACTGACGGGAACACGCACCAGCCAATAGGGCGCATCGGCGTCTTTACCCTTCGTCGGGATATCGTAGGTCCATTCTCTGGCAGCGTTGAGCGCAGCGCCGGCTAGGCTCTTGCGATACCGATCCATGGCCCATTTGTCGCCGTAGGCACGCAGGTTGACCTGTTCGGCGAAAGCATCTTGCACGCGGCCATCCCGGTCGATGCGCAACAACAGGAAGACCGTGCCCGATACCCGCGCATCGATGGCCATCGGCGGGTACTGGGGTTGCCGCCTGGTCTTGAATTGGATGCGCTCGTCCTTGGCGCCCTTATCGTCGCCGAAAGTCGCGGCGATGATGCTCACCGATTCGTGTTGCGCGTCGACGGCCTTGGCGAGTACGCGCACGCTCATGCTCTCATTCAAGACAGCCTCGGGCGTGGCAGCAAACTGAAATTTCCAGGAAGGGATATTTTTCCGGATGAGCTCGGTGACCGCCGGCGGTAGCTTCTCCGCCTGATCGAGCACATAGCCTTTGACGCTGCCGTCCGGACTGATCTGCACAGCACCCTTCACGAGCATGCTCGCCTCGGCGATCTTCCGAACATTTTCCGCCTGTGCGTCCGGTGTCGCGCACGACAGCCACACACTCAACATGCCCACCAGCAAAAGCCTCATACCGAATCCCTCCGTTGGAATGCACGCAGTCTAGCTTTACGGGGGCGGCATTTAGCCTTCCAAGGCGGGGCCAGTCGCCAGCCGGGGGCGTGCCATGGTTTTCGAATGGGTCGAACAGCCCGCCACGACCTTAAAAGTGTGATGGTCATCACATTTGGTATGCTACGGTGATGATTCCGAATGCTTTTGTCGGCGTCTTCGGAAGGTCGGTGCCTGGTTTCCGACCGAATGTCGTGGGGATTCCACGGCCAAGGAGGGCGGCAGCCTTCTGCGGGAGTGCGGTGCGTTATGGCGCAGGCCCCCGTGGTATCGGAGTTCCGGTACCGCGCCTTCATCAGCTACAGCCACCAGGACAAGTCCTGGGTCGACTGGCTGCACAAGGCACTGGAAACCTATCGCGTGCCATCGCGCCTGGTCGGCCAGCAGACGACCGCGGGGACGATTCCGCGGCGTCTTGCGCCCATCTTCCGCGACCGCGACGAACTGGCCAGCGCCACCGACCTGGGCCGCAAGGTCAACGAGGCACTCGGGCAATCCGAGAACCTGATTGTGATCTGCTCGCCGCGTTCGGCGACCTCGCGCTGGGTGCAGGAGGAAGTGCTGGCCTTCAAACGGTTGGGCCGTAGCGAACGCATTTTTTGCCTGATCGTCGATGGCGAACCCAACGCCAGTGATTGGCCGGGCCGGGGGGCCGAGGAGTGTTTTGCGCCGGCGCTGCGCTTTCAGCTGAATGCCGACGGACAGCCGACCACAACGCACACCGAGCCGATCGCAGCGGATGCGCGCGCAGGCAAAGACAGCCGCAGCACGGCCAAGCTGAAATTGATCGCCGGCATGCTCGATATCGGTTTCGACAGCCTGCGGCAACGGGAGCTGCATCGCCGTCATCGCCGTATGACGGCGGTCACCGCAGCGGCACTGGTCGTGATGGCGGTAACCACGGTCCTGGCGATCAGGGCAACGATTGCGCAACACGCCGCGGATGTGGCCAGCCAGGTCGCGGAACGCCGCCAGAAGCAGGCCGAGGATCTGGTCGACTTCATGCTTGGCGATCTCAACGACAAACTGCAGGAAGTGAAGCGTCTCGACATTATGGCGGCCGTTGACGACAAGGCGATGGCGTATTTCACCTCGTTGCCGGTCACGGATGTCACCGACCAGGCTTTGGCGCAACGCGCCACGGCGTTGCAAAAGATCGGCCGCATTCGCGAGGAACTGGGTCATATGCCCGAAGCGATGGTGTCTTACCAGGCCGCGGCGAAGCTGACCTCCTCGTTGGCTGCTGCCCATCCCACCGACGTGCCTCGTCAGCTCCAGCACGCGCGCATCTTGACCTTCATTGGGCAGAACCAGTGGTTCCAGGGACAGCTCGACCAGGCGCAGGCGAGCTTTGAATCGGCGCAAAACGTATTGCAGCAGGCCGAACCCCATGCGGCGAACGATCTCGTGCTGCAGTTTGAGCGGGAGATGATCTACAACAATCTCGGCCATGTACTGGAGACGCTCGGTCGCCTGGACGAAGCATCGGTGCAGTACAAGAGCGCGCTGGAACTGTCGAGGAAACTAGTGGCAGCTAATCCCGACAAGACCGAATGGGCGGTCGAACTCGGTGGTGCGCACAACAATCTCGGCAAGCTGGCGCTCCTGCACGGAGATCTTGTGACTGCCATTGTCGAGTATGCCAAGGACGACGCCATCGAAGCCGAATTGGCGGAGCGAAACCCCAAGGACAATGAGCAAAGCGACGCCATGCTCACGGTGCGGGCCATCCTGGGGCGCACGCTGGCCTTGGCCGGTGATGACGAGACCGGCATGCACCATTTGCAGCAGGCGGTGCAGATGGCGAACGCGTTGGTGAAGCTCGATCCCCACAATAGCGGCGCTCAGGACGACCTTGCCCACTACGCTCAGCAACTGGCCCGGCTGAAACGCCTCAACGACGATCTGCCTTCGGCGCAAGCCCTGACCGCGCAGTCGCTATCGATCTATGCCGAGCTGGTTCGCGAGAGCCCCGCCGACACAAGGCTGCAACGAGAGCTGGCCGAAGCGCGGACGGAACAGGCCGCCGAATTCCTCGCCGCCGGGCAGGTAGATCCGGCGCGTGCGCAGGTGCAGGCGGCACTCCACGCACTGCTTCCTTTGCGGCAACAACAGCCGCATGACCGCTCGACCTTGTTGGCCACCATGGCCGCGCAAGTGTTGCTGGCCAAGGTCACTACCGATCCGGCGGCCGCCGCGCAGCTACGCAGTGCGGTGGTCACTGCGGCACAGGCCCAGCCAAGCGGTCGGGGCGATCCTCGACTGCTGGCGTTACAGGTGGAGGCACTGCTTGCACTGGGCAGCAAGGGCGACGCGGAGCCGCTGATCCGGCAGTTATGGAACAGCGGCTATCGCGATGCGGGGCTGCTGGCTTTATTGCAACGCGAGCGCATCGCTTATCCGGTCAATGCGACGGTTCAGCAGCAGCTGCTGGCGGCAACCAGCAGAAGCGGTCGCTGAAGTATGAACAGGGCAGGCAGGGAGCACGGAAGCATCCACAGGCACGGGGAACCAACCTCTCACCCATAGGAGTTCACCATGGAAAACCATAGCGAGCAGCATGTCGTGTTGAGTGTCGAGCTTAGGTACGATCTGAGCGAATGCGACGACGATAATATGCTTGTCATCGACAATGGCGATCACCATCGGAGCTTTCGCAGACTGGAGAACCCCGATCACATGCATACCATCACCTGGAGGCTGACGGGCAACGCCATTGATGGCGAGTTCTGTGCGCTTGACGACGACGAACACCCTGGCTTCGTCTGGCTCATAAGGAAGCCTGATGCAAGAGTCTTTCACCATCTGCAGCTGAAAGGCGGCAAAACGTTGGAGATACACAATCACCACATCGACAAGAGCAGCGAAGGTACGTGGTACTACCAGCTCTTTGCACGTTTCGGTGACAGGGTGTACGGCGTGCCTTTGACATGCGTCGCCGGGGGCGCGAATAGCCCCAATCCGTCAATCAAGAATAACTAGCGGCTTCCGGCCAACACGGGCAGGGACGCCGCCAAGCCTCCGGCCGCGGCCCAAACGTCACGACTTGGAATTCGCCGGGATGACCCGATAAGAAAGGGACGGCACTCGCCGCCGCCGGAGCACCGGCGGTGGCCGTTTGTCACGGCTTGATATTCCATGTGAACGGGTGCGCCAGTACTGCTTGCCCGGGAGGTTCGAGATGGCTTTCTTTGCTCGGCATGCGACCGGACTCAGGCTTGAGCGGATGCAGGCGTCTGCGCAGTACGTTGGCGCTGGCTTCGTCAATACTTACCCCTCGAGCACGCCGCTGGTGCGCGAGAACCGACCCTCGCTGACCGACTTTGTCTTTGGCGGCGAAGGACGCACGCCAGGTCAGCCGTTGCCCGCGCTCGATCCGCGCGGCGCCTGGACACAGCCCGTTGAAACGGGCTTGCGCGCCACCTGGCTGGGCCATTCGACGGTGCTGCTGGAGATCGATGGTCAGCGCGTGCTGACGGATCCGGTGTGGGGGCAGCGCGCGTCGCCGTTCTCCTTCTTCGGGCCCAAGCGCTTCCAGCCAGTGCCAGTCGACATCGCGCAGTTGCCGCCATTGGACGCGGTGCTCATCTCGCACGACCACTACGATCATCTCGATTACCCGAGCATCCGGGCACTCGCTGCCATGCAGGTGCCTTTCGTTACTTCACTGGGCGTGGGCGTGCATCTGGAAGCGTGGGGCGTGCCGGCGGAGCGCATCACCGAACTCGACTGGTGGGAGCACGTCGTATTGCCGGGTGGGTTGACGATTACCGCTGCGCCTTCGCATCACTTCTCGGGGCGCGGACTGCACGATCGCAACGCGACGCTGTGGTCGTCGTTCGCCTTGCGTAGTGAGCGGCATTCGGTATTTTTCAGTGGCGATACCGGCCTGTCCCCGGCCTTCGCCGAGATCGGGCAGCGGCTGGGGCCGTTCGACCTGGTGATGATCGAAGTCGGTGCATTTCATCCTTCCTGGGGCAATGTACATCTGGGTCCGGACAATGCCCTGGAAGCGTGGGCCCAGTTAGGTAGCGGTCGTCTTCTCCCGGTGCATTGGGGCACGTTCAATTTAGCCATGCATCCCTGGGCCGAGCCGGCGGAAGTGTTGTTCGCCAAGGCACCCGAAGGCCTGCTGATGCCGCGTCTGGGCGAACCGGTGGAACCGGCTCAGGTGGAAGGCGTGCAGCCGTGGTGGCGGGGTGTGGCTCCCGGCCACTGGCAAGGCCCGGCGCTCGAGGCAGCCGAATTCCTGGCTCTGCGGACGAACGACTAGGCTTTCGCTTGGCTGGCGCTTTACCGCCGCAGGCTCACGCTCTCAAAACCAGGGCTTCGAGATTCAATGCGAGTTCGCTTCCTTTGAGGCGCTGAGAATGTCGCCACCCCGCGGAACTTGGACCAGCGCGGCGGTCGCCAAGGTCGATGATCGGGCAGCTGGGAGCGCGAAGGTCTGCATTGCTCCGTTCCATGTTCCAAGGTGAATGAGTTCGCGCACGACGTTGCGATGCTGCAGCGTGCGGCCGCTGTTCTCGCCTGCACCAATGCGAACCTCGAGCATGTGCGGGTCATAGCGCACCAACCACACATCACACGGTACGGGCGGCTGGCCAGCACCAACGACGAGTTGACCCTGGCCCCATTCGATCGACGGACCGTTGCTGTTGGCATGCGCTATGGCATCGGCGAGCTGTGCGCGATCCGTTCCCACGATGTCAGCGTGACCATTGATATAGATTTGAGGCGTCCAGACGTTGCCGTGCTTGTGCGCGCGCGCGTAGTCCCACTGCCGTTGCGTATAGGCGTCGCGGGCGAACGTGTCCTTCCAGCCGAGGTCATCCCAATAAGTCACGCCGAAAGACAGCGCCAGAATGTCTTGCTGTCCGGCGATCGCATTGAGGTTGGCTTGCGCGGGTGGACACGACGAACATCCCTGGCTCTGGAACAGCTCCACCACCACAAGGCGTTGTCGCTGCGGTGACGACGAGTCCTGGGCCTGGCTCAGCGCCGTGAAACCGAGCAGCGCGACAGCGCCAAGTAGCGTCTTGAGCAGACTGCCGAATGTCATGGCCATGCAGCTCTCCGGGCAAGGGCGAAGCTTAGGGAGGCAAATAGCTTACCCCTACGCAATGGCTTCGCCGCATCCCTTGCACCGGTTACACGGCATGCCCACATGCACAAGCAAGTTGTCATTGGGGCGAATTCGACATGGCGCCGAACCAGGTACACGACTTCGGCGTGGCCGCATCAGCAGATTGATCTGGGAGTGCAGGGGGTGAAGTCTGGCTAAGTGTCCAGACGTGCCGGGGGCATGATCCCGCACCGGCTGAAGAAGCGATGGATGGACGGGTAATGCTTATCCGTCTTTACCATGCGACTTCATGGAGCCGCACGCCGCGCTCATGGCGGCGTACTGGCAAGGCGTTCGTACCGACTTAGCGCCGGAAACGTGTGTTAGGTGCCAGCGGCTTTGACGGAGCCGTGCCCGAGTGGTTCGGCTCGCGTGCAAACTGGTTCGTGGTCTTGTAGCTGACCCGCGAGTCTGCCGTCTTGTTTGCATTTGCGTTTGGGTTTGCGTCTCGTGCGGTTTTCACTTCCGCACCGCTGTAAACGCTATGGATATTGGCGAGGGAGAGTGCTTTAGGAAACGGATTCATTCGGTCGCTCTGAGTTGAGCCTGATCCTGATGATCAGGGTGAATCATCGTTTCGAAACCTCGATAGCTGAGGCGCTAAGTGCGGCGGGCACGCGCAGCGAATGCATAAAGGCATGAGCGGCGGGCACCCACACGTTCTTCTACCATACGCTAGTTGGCCGGCGGGTCAAGCGCTTTTCGGCGGTGTCGCCCCCGTGTGCCGGTGCGATTTCAGTGCATTCGGTGGTACCAGAGCACCTCACTGCCAAGCGGAGTGAGCGAGACCTTGGATCGGCCAAGCGTCACCAACTTCTCCTTGAGCAGGCAGCGCAGGTCGCTCGGGTGGCCGACTGACCCCAAGGATAGGGGGCAGTCATGGTCAATCCCGCGCAGTAGTACCCACTGAGACAGCGTCAGGGTTGCCGGGTGATTCATGCGTTTCTCCGCCAGTGAAGCGTGAGCTTCATCCAAGAGGGGCCGGCGGCAGCCGCGGTCGCGGCATCTGCAAGGCTGAATCTTCAAACGATCTGCCGGCTTTGGACGGCCAAGCGGACCTCCTGTCTCTCTGCCGCTGTTCGGCCTTGCCGTTGCCGTTAGGGCCGGCCCTTGATGGATCGGATCAGCTTGAGACGGCGCGCCTTCTCTTCCGCCTTCCTGTTGTCCTGGGCCATCAACAACGACTGTCGCCGCGTCAAGGGTATCGGTATCGGCTCCGCAACAGGTGCCATATAACCCATGCGGCGCGCCATCCCACGGGCGCGATCCACCCAGCTATCGAAACGGAATTGAAGCTGCGACCTTGAAGTCGAGTGCGCCATCATGTGAGGACCTTGGTCGACGGCGGCGATCGTCAGGTAATCGCCGTTACGTACCAACGACGACGTTGCGCCGGATGGCATTAACAGGCTGTGATGAAGCGCGTACGCAAGGTCGACGCAGTACGCCCCTCGTCGGCTTTGCCCGAGGCGATCCATGCATGGAAGTACCACGCACCACGGCCATTAGCCGCACGATCAGGGCGCACCCCGACATCGGAATGCGCCCTTGCGTGGTTCGGTGTTCGATCAGCGGAGACCGCCACCCGCAAACAGGTGTTCGCCAGTCAGCCAGGCCGATTCGTCTGAAGCGAGGAACGTGACAATCGAGGCGATATCGTTCGGCTGGCCAATGCGGCCAAGAGGCGTGTTGGCGACGGCGTGCGATTCGAATTCGGAGCCGATGAAGCCTGCGGTGTGTGTGCCTTCTGTTTCGACCATGCCGGGATTTACAGCATTGACGCGAATTTTGCGCGGGCCAAGCTCGCGCGACAGCACGCCGGTAATCGCGTCCACGGCGCCCTTGGTGGCGGTGTAAACCGAGCTTCCAGGGGGCACGATGCGGGTAACCAGCGAACCGATATTGATAATGCTGGCGCCTTCGCCCAGATGTCTTGCCGCCGCCTGCGTGGTCAGCAGCAGGCCAAGTACGTTGACGTTGAACTGCTTGTTGAAATGGTCTTCGGTAATGTCTTCAAGCGGGGCAAACTCGTAGACGCCCGAATTGTTGACCAGCACATCCAGCTTGCCGAAGTGCTTGATGGCGGCGTCGACGATGCCTTTCGCATCAGCGGCCTTGGAAACATCACCGCCAACGGCCACCGCCTTGCCGCCGGCCGCGGCAATCTCGGCAACGACGGCGTCAGCGCCAGCCTTGCTCGACGCATAGTTCACGACCACCGATGCACCGGCGGCGGCGAGCGACTTGGCGATGGCGGCGCCAATGCCTTTGGATGCGCCAGTGACGATGGCGACCTTACCTTTGAGCTTGCTCATGACGTGTTCCTTTGAGGGGGTGGGGCACAATCTACTTCTATAGTTCGCAACATAGGAACTACAGAACTAATTATCAAGTGCTGCTAAAATCGAAAGATGAGGCCTCTGACCCACCCATCGATGGAAGACATAACCGTGGAGGGCATCCTCCATGCGCTATCCGACCCCGTGCGCGTGGCGATCTTTGCGGAGCTGGCCGGCTCCGCCTGTGCCCACACCTGCTCGAACTTCCTGCAGGTGAGCGACCGCAGCATTCCGAAATCCACGCTTTCACAGCATTTCCGCGCATTGAGAGAGGCGGGGTTGATACGCAGCGAGCGGCATGGCGTGGAAATGCACAACAGCTCTCGTTGCGAAGAAATCGAACGGCGCTTCCCGGGCTTGCTTGCCGCGATCATGAATGCGCACCGCATTCAGTCCGCGGGCCGCTCGCGTGCCGCGAAACGACACGCTGCCACGCCGAAGGCGAAGGCGGGATGATGTCGGTGTCGCGTACTGATCTGAGACGGTGTGCAACGTCGCGCCTGGCAACGCATCCGAAATGAAGCGGGCATCTAACCGACTTTGTAAGTGGCCAATGCCGACATAAAAGATTTTCCGGTCACGGCATTCTGCCTACGTCTGATCGGTTCCTCTGTGAGATCCAGACGCTATGAGCCAGTCCTCCACCCCCTAGAATCGGCTCATCGGCCCCCCGCAAGGGGGGCCCTTCTTTGCCCGCGCTTAAAGTCGTGCCCTAGCCCGCGCACGCGACCTCAACTCGCAGCTCCGTTCAGGTAGTCCAGCGTGGCTTGCAGCATGGACGCCATGCCGATCTCGAGTGCGGCTTCGTCCATGAAGAATTTCGGCGAGTGGTTGGCAGGCGCTTTCGAGGCATCCTGTCCAACGGGCGTGGAGCCAACGAAGAAGTAGACGCTGGGGACTGCCTTTGCGAAATAGGCGAAGTCTTCCGAGGCCATC is a window encoding:
- a CDS encoding MBL fold metallo-hydrolase, translated to MAFFARHATGLRLERMQASAQYVGAGFVNTYPSSTPLVRENRPSLTDFVFGGEGRTPGQPLPALDPRGAWTQPVETGLRATWLGHSTVLLEIDGQRVLTDPVWGQRASPFSFFGPKRFQPVPVDIAQLPPLDAVLISHDHYDHLDYPSIRALAAMQVPFVTSLGVGVHLEAWGVPAERITELDWWEHVVLPGGLTITAAPSHHFSGRGLHDRNATLWSSFALRSERHSVFFSGDTGLSPAFAEIGQRLGPFDLVMIEVGAFHPSWGNVHLGPDNALEAWAQLGSGRLLPVHWGTFNLAMHPWAEPAEVLFAKAPEGLLMPRLGEPVEPAQVEGVQPWWRGVAPGHWQGPALEAAEFLALRTND
- a CDS encoding DUF1223 domain-containing protein, whose translation is MAMTFGSLLKTLLGAVALLGFTALSQAQDSSSPQRQRLVVVELFQSQGCSSCPPAQANLNAIAGQQDILALSFGVTYWDDLGWKDTFARDAYTQRQWDYARAHKHGNVWTPQIYINGHADIVGTDRAQLADAIAHANSNGPSIEWGQGQLVVGAGQPPVPCDVWLVRYDPHMLEVRIGAGENSGRTLQHRNVVRELIHLGTWNGAMQTFALPAARSSTLATAALVQVPRGGDILSASKEANSH
- a CDS encoding type 1 glutamine amidotransferase domain-containing protein, which codes for MAHVLIPLPHQDFDPSEVAVPWRVLTQAGHQVTFATPDGQTASADPIMISGEGLDLWGWIPGLRKLTAFGRLLRANAVARRDYAALLKDQAFNAPLRWDDVETAGFDGLLLPGGHCARGVRVYLESSQLQHVVAAFFGADKPVAAICHGVVLAARSRGADGRSVLHGRRTTALTWALEKSAWSITRITRFWDPDYYRTYPDGPGQPAGYMSVQQEVTRALARPEDFLDVPRDVPDYRRKTSGLVRDSATDGRPAFVVRDGNYVSARWPGDVHRFAATFADILASRPS
- a CDS encoding TIR domain-containing protein — its product is MAQAPVVSEFRYRAFISYSHQDKSWVDWLHKALETYRVPSRLVGQQTTAGTIPRRLAPIFRDRDELASATDLGRKVNEALGQSENLIVICSPRSATSRWVQEEVLAFKRLGRSERIFCLIVDGEPNASDWPGRGAEECFAPALRFQLNADGQPTTTHTEPIAADARAGKDSRSTAKLKLIAGMLDIGFDSLRQRELHRRHRRMTAVTAAALVVMAVTTVLAIRATIAQHAADVASQVAERRQKQAEDLVDFMLGDLNDKLQEVKRLDIMAAVDDKAMAYFTSLPVTDVTDQALAQRATALQKIGRIREELGHMPEAMVSYQAAAKLTSSLAAAHPTDVPRQLQHARILTFIGQNQWFQGQLDQAQASFESAQNVLQQAEPHAANDLVLQFEREMIYNNLGHVLETLGRLDEASVQYKSALELSRKLVAANPDKTEWAVELGGAHNNLGKLALLHGDLVTAIVEYAKDDAIEAELAERNPKDNEQSDAMLTVRAILGRTLALAGDDETGMHHLQQAVQMANALVKLDPHNSGAQDDLAHYAQQLARLKRLNDDLPSAQALTAQSLSIYAELVRESPADTRLQRELAEARTEQAAEFLAAGQVDPARAQVQAALHALLPLRQQQPHDRSTLLATMAAQVLLAKVTTDPAAAAQLRSAVVTAAQAQPSGRGDPRLLALQVEALLALGSKGDAEPLIRQLWNSGYRDAGLLALLQRERIAYPVNATVQQQLLAATSRSGR
- a CDS encoding ArsR/SmtB family transcription factor, producing the protein MRPLTHPSMEDITVEGILHALSDPVRVAIFAELAGSACAHTCSNFLQVSDRSIPKSTLSQHFRALREAGLIRSERHGVEMHNSSRCEEIERRFPGLLAAIMNAHRIQSAGRSRAAKRHAATPKAKAG
- a CDS encoding glucose 1-dehydrogenase, which gives rise to MSKLKGKVAIVTGASKGIGAAIAKSLAAAGASVVVNYASSKAGADAVVAEIAAAGGKAVAVGGDVSKAADAKGIVDAAIKHFGKLDVLVNNSGVYEFAPLEDITEDHFNKQFNVNVLGLLLTTQAAARHLGEGASIINIGSLVTRIVPPGSSVYTATKGAVDAITGVLSRELGPRKIRVNAVNPGMVETEGTHTAGFIGSEFESHAVANTPLGRIGQPNDIASIVTFLASDESAWLTGEHLFAGGGLR
- a CDS encoding energy transducer TonB, producing MRLLLVGMLSVWLSCATPDAQAENVRKIAEASMLVKGAVQISPDGSVKGYVLDQAEKLPPAVTELIRKNIPSWKFQFAATPEAVLNESMSVRVLAKAVDAQHESVSIIAATFGDDKGAKDERIQFKTRRQPQYPPMAIDARVSGTVFLLLRIDRDGRVQDAFAEQVNLRAYGDKWAMDRYRKSLAGAALNAAREWTYDIPTKGKDADAPYWLVRVPVSFDLHAFGEQQSPASEYGHWDIYVPGPKQDVPWVKDRTLLSEAPDAIPDGALHQVGTGPRLATSLAGS